Genomic segment of Mucilaginibacter sabulilitoris:
GACGAAAGAATGAAAGGGTAAACTATGTATTTAATATGTAATATTATTATATTAATAAGTATTAAAATATTAAGCCATTACAGCTACCATGTCAAATAGCTTCTCCCCCAATGTTATATCGCCATGTAATGAAGAATTCTGTAAAGCTTGCTGACGGCTAACCCCTTTTGTGAAAAGTTTCCAGGCAATATCCGGATTGATATTTACTAAACAATCTGCAGGTTTATTATTGTCTGTAATTAATACCCACTTATCGGTGCTTTTTTGAAGGTACCAGCTTCCTCCTGTTTCGCCGGTAATAATTACTTCAATAAGAGTATTTTCTTTATCTTCTACGTTTCGATAAGTGTGGGGAAGCCCCTGCATTAAAGTGTTTATAAATGGATAAAACAGTTCCCGGTGCATAATGCCCGGCTTGTTTACAGCTTCACGTATTTGCTGCTGATGATGCCATTTTTCTGTATACTCACGGGCAATATGGAACCAGTTTACCGATTGCTCCTCTCCTGCCCAGGCCACAGAAAATATGGCCGGTGCAAATAAATCCTGTGAAGCCATATATTCAGAATATTGTTTCCCGGTTATTTCTAATAATTCTGTGAGCAACGCCGGACTTACCCTTTTCATAGCTTTTACCCAGGTTGCATTTAATTCATTAAGATAGTCAACAAGCTCCCGGTAATTATTAATACTTGATGGAGTTTCGCCCGTAAAATGCTGTTGGGATGATATGGTGCGCA
This window contains:
- a CDS encoding maleylpyruvate isomerase N-terminal domain-containing protein: MEHKDVPIQTTHLFPVLDRLLIDLLKSLSPEDWDKPTLARLWKVKDVAAHLLDGNMRTISSQQHFTGETPSSINNYRELVDYLNELNATWVKAMKRVSPALLTELLEITGKQYSEYMASQDLFAPAIFSVAWAGEEQSVNWFHIAREYTEKWHHQQQIREAVNKPGIMHRELFYPFINTLMQGLPHTYRNVEDKENTLIEVIITGETGGSWYLQKSTDKWVLITDNNKPADCLVNINPDIAWKLFTKGVSRQQALQNSSLHGDITLGEKLFDMVAVMA